A DNA window from Clostridium pasteurianum contains the following coding sequences:
- a CDS encoding RICIN domain-containing protein, translated as MLKRKLLFGLAAVIMFSQPVAINNFASNASSASSAISVKAATTSNSAVTTLPTMPPAGYDKHGPYPSGRVQDVYYYSQVTKSTRKMVVYTPPGYSTTKKYPVIYGIHGVNSWPSTIFDDWCCDGSNIADNLIGQGKIQPVIMVSMDNNNVNSHDELFNAVMPYAESHYPIIADADHRGIYGYSMGGGVTFAEGLGHLDTFHHICPSSATPFNHPSDANMFPNNGAEVKAKVKTLLLSCGTSDWDGFYPPNLATHNYCLAHNIPHYWLSVQGGGHDGSVWRPAMWNFLQLAFPANGNTNQGGNQQNNTTLSNGWYRIKNVHANKYLQVAGNVGNATQNVELDASSSAAGQKWYLNNIGNGCITLKSALGNFMLDVYGGANTDGTNVQIFNAYGHTPQQFSLKPSENGNSYVITTMCSNGTKALDDANYATADGSNVCEWSCTAGANQSWTFEPAN; from the coding sequence ATGTTAAAGAGGAAATTACTATTTGGTTTGGCTGCTGTTATTATGTTCTCGCAGCCGGTTGCAATAAATAACTTTGCATCTAATGCTTCTTCAGCCTCAAGTGCCATAAGCGTTAAAGCTGCTACAACAAGTAATTCAGCAGTAACAACTCTTCCAACTATGCCTCCAGCAGGATATGACAAACATGGTCCATATCCATCAGGAAGAGTTCAAGACGTTTACTATTATTCACAAGTAACAAAAAGTACAAGAAAGATGGTAGTTTATACTCCACCAGGTTATAGCACAACTAAAAAGTATCCTGTTATTTATGGAATTCATGGTGTTAATTCTTGGCCTTCAACTATCTTTGATGATTGGTGCTGCGATGGTAGTAACATAGCTGATAACCTCATTGGTCAAGGAAAAATTCAGCCAGTAATAATGGTATCTATGGACAATAATAACGTTAATTCTCATGATGAACTATTTAATGCTGTTATGCCATATGCTGAATCACATTATCCAATTATAGCTGATGCTGATCATAGAGGAATTTATGGTTATTCAATGGGCGGAGGAGTAACATTTGCTGAAGGGCTAGGTCATCTAGACACCTTCCACCACATATGTCCATCATCTGCTACACCATTTAATCATCCATCTGATGCAAACATGTTCCCTAATAATGGAGCAGAAGTTAAAGCAAAAGTTAAAACACTACTTCTTTCTTGTGGAACATCAGATTGGGACGGTTTTTATCCACCAAATTTAGCTACACATAATTATTGCTTAGCTCATAACATTCCACATTACTGGTTATCTGTTCAAGGTGGAGGTCACGATGGCAGCGTATGGAGACCTGCTATGTGGAACTTCCTTCAACTAGCATTCCCAGCAAACGGAAATACTAATCAAGGTGGTAATCAGCAAAATAATACTACCTTAAGTAATGGCTGGTACCGCATTAAAAATGTTCATGCTAATAAGTACCTTCAGGTTGCAGGTAATGTAGGAAATGCAACTCAAAATGTTGAGCTAGATGCATCTTCAAGTGCTGCCGGTCAAAAATGGTACTTAAACAATATAGGTAACGGATGTATAACACTAAAAAGTGCATTAGGTAACTTTATGCTTGATGTATATGGTGGTGCTAATACTGATGGGACAAATGTTCAAATCTTCAATGCATATGGACATACTCCACAGCAATTTTCTTTAAAACCTTCAGAAAATGGAAATTCATATGTTATTACAACTATGTGCAGTAATGGAACTAAGGCATTAGATGATGCTAATTATGCAACTGCTGACGGCTCTAATGTATGTGAATGGAGCTGCACTGCTGGTGCTAATCAGTCTTGGACTTTCGAACCAGCTAATTAA
- a CDS encoding RICIN domain-containing protein has translation MNIKVKKVLLSLMAVSMTCLSFAGGATSVKAASTATINVASKNQVIRGFGASSAWCGALSDTCMDTLYKNAGLDIVRLRIAPNEGWNRGDFRAWSDELSNAKKVRARGGIVFATPWTPPASMKSNNTTTGANRGYLKPSSYAAYAAYLKTFVKYMSDNGAPLYALSLQNEPDWSPDYDACTWTAQQFHDFLSQYGAGLSSVIKLIMPESLGFNHALSDPILNDPNTAKYVSIIGGHLYGATVRDYPLARNKGKDIWMTENTIKGNDPAACTKLAKEINDCMTIGNMNAYVYWWISGDENGLYNTRTNQTYKKTYVLGQFSKFIRNGYYRVNATSSPQSNVYVSAYTGDNKVVVVAINQGNYAVNQNFSMQNGSVSSVSSYVTSGSANMAKSANITANNGNFTASLPAQSVTTFVGNLNGGTTNPTNPTNPTNPTNPTSGTLNNGWYYIKNVHAQKYLQVAGNTGRATQNVELRTGSGVAGQKWYLNNIGNGCITLKSALGNFMLDVCNGSNNDGTNVQIYNAYGHTPQQFSLKPSAAGNSYVITTMCSNGTKALDDSNYATNDGANVCEWSCTGGDNQSWNFEPAN, from the coding sequence ATGAATATTAAAGTAAAAAAAGTATTACTGTCTTTAATGGCAGTTTCTATGACCTGCTTATCATTTGCAGGTGGAGCAACATCGGTTAAAGCAGCTTCAACTGCTACAATAAACGTAGCCAGTAAAAATCAGGTTATAAGAGGATTTGGTGCTTCAAGTGCATGGTGCGGAGCTTTAAGCGATACCTGCATGGACACTCTTTATAAAAACGCAGGCTTAGACATTGTAAGATTGCGTATTGCTCCAAATGAAGGCTGGAATAGAGGCGACTTTAGAGCATGGTCTGACGAACTTTCTAATGCAAAAAAAGTACGTGCTAGAGGAGGTATTGTCTTTGCAACTCCATGGACACCACCAGCTTCAATGAAGAGTAATAACACAACAACTGGTGCTAATAGAGGTTACTTAAAACCTTCTTCTTATGCCGCTTATGCAGCTTATTTAAAGACTTTTGTAAAATATATGTCTGATAATGGCGCACCTTTATATGCATTATCTCTCCAGAACGAACCAGATTGGTCACCTGATTACGACGCTTGTACATGGACAGCACAGCAGTTCCATGATTTCCTTTCACAATATGGAGCCGGTCTATCCAGTGTTATTAAGCTCATTATGCCTGAATCTTTAGGTTTTAATCACGCATTATCAGATCCAATTCTTAATGATCCTAATACTGCTAAGTATGTTTCAATTATTGGAGGACATTTATATGGAGCTACTGTTAGGGATTACCCTTTAGCACGTAATAAAGGAAAAGACATCTGGATGACTGAAAATACTATTAAGGGCAATGATCCAGCTGCATGTACTAAATTAGCTAAAGAAATTAATGATTGCATGACAATCGGTAACATGAATGCTTATGTATATTGGTGGATAAGCGGCGATGAAAACGGCTTATATAACACTAGAACTAATCAGACTTACAAGAAAACTTACGTACTGGGTCAATTCTCTAAATTCATTAGAAATGGCTATTATAGAGTTAATGCTACAAGCAGTCCTCAATCAAATGTTTATGTATCAGCATACACAGGAGATAATAAAGTTGTTGTTGTTGCAATAAATCAAGGAAATTACGCAGTAAATCAGAACTTCAGTATGCAAAATGGAAGCGTTTCTAGCGTATCTTCATATGTAACTTCAGGTTCAGCTAACATGGCTAAATCTGCAAATATTACTGCAAATAACGGAAACTTCACAGCATCACTTCCAGCACAAAGTGTAACTACTTTCGTTGGAAACTTAAACGGTGGTACTACTAATCCAACTAACCCTACTAATCCAACCAACCCTACTAATCCTACTTCGGGAACTTTAAATAATGGATGGTACTATATAAAAAATGTTCATGCACAAAAGTACCTTCAGGTTGCAGGTAACACAGGACGTGCAACTCAAAATGTTGAACTAAGAACAGGTTCAGGTGTTGCCGGACAAAAATGGTATTTAAACAATATAGGTAATGGCTGCATAACACTAAAAAGTGCATTAGGCAATTTTATGCTTGATGTGTGCAATGGTTCCAATAACGATGGGACAAATGTTCAAATTTACAATGCATATGGACACACTCCTCAGCAATTTTCTTTAAAGCCTTCAGCTGCTGGAAATTCATATGTTATTACAACTATGTGCAGTAACGGCACTAAAGCATTAGATGATTCTAATTATGCAACTAACGATGGTGCTAATGTATGTGAATGGAGCTGCACTGGCGGAGACAATCAGTCATGGAACTTTGAACCAGCAAATTAA
- a CDS encoding carbohydrate-binding protein: MLRKSSVFLLTLALTLGFSVSTSTANIKAATTSALAKTPGYSNPLITQKFGADPWAMVYNGRVYLYMSSDSFEYKNGQIADNDYNNIKTISVISSDDMVNWTDHGEIPVAGYSGAARWASNSWAPAVTHKVINGKEKFFLYFANSGGGIGVLTSDSPIGPWKDPIGRPLITGSTPGASGSPWLFDPAVLVDDDGTGYLYFGGGVPGGNHPSQSQAANPRSARVIKLSSDMTHTVGSAAAIDSPFMFEDSGIHKYNGKYYYSYCSNFSGNHPYGAPPAGDVAYMTSNSPMGPFNYQGVFLKNPGTFFGVGGNNHHSVFQFKNQWYVTYHAQTLGKAMGITKGYRSPMINKLSYSANGSINNVTEDMKGVPQVTNLNPYVRNEAETIGWNAGISTEKCSAPGSMVSSINMDVTNIKDGNWLAVSKADFGNGADSFKANIASTVGGKIEIHLDSVDGQVIGTLNVNPTGGEQQWKEMQCNVKKVSGVHNIFFKFTGSSNKKLFNIDYWQFGGGSTGTNTDPGTNPGTNPSSVVLNNGWYYIKNLNAQKYLQVAGNIGRATQNVELDAGSGAAGQKWYLNNIGNGCVTLKSALGNFMLDVCNGANNDGTNVQIYNAYGHTPQQFSLKPSSKSGIYAITTMCSNGTKALDDSNFATTDGTNVCQWSYTGNNNQLWSFEPTNN; encoded by the coding sequence ATGTTAAGAAAATCAAGTGTATTCTTGTTAACGTTGGCATTAACTTTAGGTTTTTCAGTGAGTACATCTACAGCAAACATAAAGGCAGCTACTACAAGTGCTCTTGCAAAAACACCGGGATATTCTAACCCACTTATAACACAAAAATTTGGTGCAGACCCATGGGCAATGGTTTACAACGGAAGAGTGTATCTTTATATGAGCAGTGACTCCTTTGAATATAAAAATGGGCAAATTGCTGATAACGATTATAACAACATAAAAACTATAAGCGTTATATCTTCTGATGATATGGTGAACTGGACAGACCACGGCGAGATTCCAGTGGCTGGATATAGTGGTGCTGCAAGGTGGGCAAGTAATTCTTGGGCTCCAGCCGTCACACATAAGGTTATAAACGGCAAGGAAAAGTTCTTTCTTTATTTTGCAAACAGCGGCGGTGGTATAGGAGTATTAACCTCAGATAGTCCAATTGGACCATGGAAAGATCCTATTGGAAGACCTCTTATTACTGGTAGTACTCCTGGAGCTAGTGGCTCTCCATGGCTCTTTGATCCAGCAGTACTAGTTGACGATGATGGAACAGGATATCTATATTTTGGAGGCGGTGTTCCAGGCGGAAATCATCCATCACAGAGTCAAGCTGCGAACCCAAGATCAGCTAGAGTTATAAAATTAAGCAGCGATATGACACACACAGTTGGCAGTGCAGCTGCAATTGATTCTCCATTTATGTTTGAAGACTCTGGAATACACAAATATAATGGAAAATACTATTATTCATATTGCTCTAATTTTTCTGGTAATCACCCATACGGAGCTCCACCAGCAGGTGATGTTGCTTATATGACAAGTAACAGTCCTATGGGGCCATTCAATTATCAAGGCGTTTTTCTTAAGAATCCGGGAACATTCTTTGGCGTTGGCGGAAACAATCATCATTCTGTTTTCCAGTTTAAGAATCAATGGTATGTAACATATCATGCTCAAACATTAGGAAAAGCTATGGGAATTACAAAAGGATATCGTTCACCTATGATTAATAAGCTTTCATACTCCGCAAATGGCAGTATAAACAATGTTACGGAAGATATGAAAGGTGTACCTCAGGTTACTAATCTTAATCCATATGTAAGAAATGAAGCTGAAACAATAGGCTGGAATGCTGGTATTTCAACTGAAAAATGTTCAGCACCAGGAAGTATGGTAAGCAGCATCAATATGGATGTTACAAACATAAAAGATGGTAATTGGCTTGCTGTGTCAAAGGCTGACTTTGGAAATGGAGCTGATTCCTTTAAAGCCAATATCGCATCAACTGTTGGCGGCAAAATAGAAATACATTTGGATAGTGTGGATGGACAAGTTATTGGTACTTTAAATGTAAATCCTACAGGCGGCGAACAACAATGGAAGGAAATGCAGTGTAATGTAAAGAAGGTCAGTGGCGTTCATAATATTTTCTTCAAGTTTACTGGCAGCAGCAATAAAAAGCTATTTAATATTGATTACTGGCAATTTGGCGGTGGATCTACAGGAACTAATACTGATCCAGGTACAAACCCAGGCACCAACCCAAGTTCAGTAGTTTTAAATAATGGATGGTACTACATTAAAAACCTTAATGCTCAAAAATACCTTCAGGTTGCAGGTAACATAGGACGAGCAACCCAAAATGTTGAGCTGGATGCAGGTTCAGGTGCTGCCGGTCAAAAATGGTATTTAAACAATATAGGTAATGGATGCGTAACACTAAAAAGTGCATTGGGTAACTTTATGCTTGATGTATGTAATGGTGCTAATAATGATGGGACAAATGTTCAAATCTATAATGCATATGGACATACTCCCCAACAATTTTCTTTAAAACCTTCATCAAAATCCGGTATATACGCTATTACAACTATGTGCAGTAATGGAACTAAAGCATTAGACGATTCCAACTTTGCAACCACGGATGGCACTAATGTATGTCAGTGGAGTTATACCGGAAACAATAATCAACTATGGTCATTCGAACCAACGAATAATTAA
- a CDS encoding PucR family transcriptional regulator produces MKILIDSIIEKLKQYNPKSYINNKNITLIKSIKYLESNIKDFYPNTLYMVKTLDNNKINNLVLHETNFLIVSKTQLSGSIEINKNSNIIFICSNSAASIFNEVLGIFFEYQTLNVNSLKLLEVLSQNTGLQNIVNIASKSIGNPIFISNTNFKVLSFTDNIKVDAPVWKGITSKTYKRYDNLQRILKDNIFDSRIPIYFKSTNSASYNFDDLDKLEDRITKNSESVLYKESDKFIMSRMWSNIYAGNKLLGQAIILEAFKPFTERDIKLINILSDAISVELQKHNYYESTDISNKDLLILELLDGKISCEEDINETAKFTHLNLKYPLNVISVISKKNISYVQFKYIRDFFENIFYNSICVLYKGNIAIVTSCIQDKLLYENCFKKLNKVLSNLEMFCGVSRPFYNLISINKYYKQSLKSIELGQCLDDNKYIFFYDSYILQHIFSVCSREGSLKDFCHPSIFKLIDYDNMYKTDYLKNLYLYVTNFKNQSKLAELMHVHRNTLRYRISKIEEIMNVDLNNVDEFFSIYLSFKILEYLGEDIC; encoded by the coding sequence ATGAAAATATTAATTGACAGCATTATCGAAAAGCTTAAACAATATAATCCTAAAAGTTATATTAATAACAAAAATATAACTCTTATTAAATCTATAAAATATTTAGAAAGCAATATTAAAGATTTTTATCCTAATACACTTTATATGGTGAAAACGTTAGACAATAATAAAATAAACAATCTTGTTTTGCATGAAACTAATTTTTTAATTGTTTCTAAAACACAATTATCAGGGTCAATTGAAATAAATAAAAATTCTAATATAATATTTATTTGCAGTAATTCTGCAGCATCAATATTCAATGAAGTTTTAGGCATCTTTTTTGAATATCAGACTTTAAATGTTAATTCTTTGAAACTATTAGAAGTACTTTCGCAAAATACTGGCTTGCAAAATATTGTTAATATCGCCTCAAAGTCTATTGGAAATCCTATTTTTATTAGCAATACAAACTTTAAAGTTTTATCTTTTACAGATAATATTAAGGTGGATGCTCCTGTATGGAAGGGCATTACTTCAAAAACTTATAAAAGGTATGACAATTTACAGCGTATTTTAAAAGATAACATATTTGATTCAAGAATACCTATTTATTTTAAATCTACCAATAGTGCTAGTTATAATTTTGATGACTTAGATAAATTGGAGGATAGAATAACTAAAAATTCTGAGTCGGTTTTATATAAAGAAAGTGATAAATTCATCATGTCTAGAATGTGGTCAAATATATATGCTGGAAACAAGCTTTTAGGTCAAGCTATTATACTGGAGGCATTTAAGCCTTTTACTGAAAGGGATATAAAATTAATTAATATTTTAAGTGATGCAATTTCAGTAGAACTTCAAAAGCACAACTATTATGAAAGTACGGATATAAGCAATAAGGATTTATTGATTTTAGAGTTGCTTGATGGGAAGATAAGCTGTGAGGAGGATATTAATGAGACTGCTAAATTCACACATTTAAATTTGAAATATCCTCTTAATGTTATAAGTGTCATCAGTAAAAAGAATATTTCATACGTTCAATTTAAGTATATCAGGGATTTCTTTGAAAATATATTTTATAATTCTATTTGCGTGCTGTATAAGGGGAATATTGCTATAGTAACTAGTTGCATTCAGGATAAATTATTATATGAGAATTGTTTTAAGAAATTAAATAAAGTTTTAAGTAATCTTGAAATGTTTTGCGGCGTTAGCCGGCCATTTTATAATTTAATTAGTATTAATAAATACTACAAACAGTCACTTAAATCCATAGAACTTGGACAATGCTTAGATGATAACAAATATATATTTTTTTATGATTCATATATTTTGCAGCATATTTTTTCCGTATGTTCTAGGGAAGGATCATTAAAGGATTTCTGTCATCCTTCAATTTTTAAACTCATTGACTATGATAATATGTATAAAACGGATTACTTAAAAAACTTATATTTATATGTAACGAATTTTAAAAACCAATCAAAACTGGCGGAGTTAATGCATGTACATAGGAATACTTTACGATATAGAATATCAAAGATAGAAGAAATAATGAACGTTGATTTAAACAATGTAGATGAATTTTTCAGCATCTATCTGTCATTTAAAATATTAGAATATCTCGGCGAAGATATATGTTAA
- a CDS encoding metallophosphoesterase family protein, translated as MYEEQLQLLKKRKDILNPRNYNIVFMGDSWVERNGHTSIEIFKKAMEEAKKYNPLLILHGGDIVFSGSEKDNFQFFIDAKNSDAPDLPLFTAVGNHEMDIQLTGAASVANFVEMIGPLHFTLNIPRYELTLIALDSLYHYVYHEYGLTREELQYLRRSLDDRYQNTFTCMHVPPATDRWIPQPGDDSFFTIGSQAFFREVKGKIAAALVSHVHTFAATRYRDTRLYLSGGGGAALNKKSIFHIFVINIRNYSGCRKIHVSVVPIGDESPV; from the coding sequence ATGTATGAAGAACAATTACAATTGCTTAAGAAAAGAAAGGATATCCTTAATCCTAGAAACTATAATATAGTCTTTATGGGAGACAGCTGGGTGGAAAGAAACGGTCATACTAGCATTGAAATCTTTAAAAAAGCTATGGAGGAAGCTAAAAAATACAATCCTTTGTTAATCTTACACGGGGGAGATATTGTATTTAGTGGTAGTGAAAAAGATAATTTTCAATTCTTTATAGATGCTAAAAATAGTGATGCACCTGATTTGCCACTTTTTACGGCAGTAGGAAATCATGAAATGGATATACAATTAACAGGAGCTGCGTCTGTTGCTAATTTTGTAGAAATGATTGGTCCACTGCATTTTACGTTAAATATACCAAGATATGAATTAACACTTATTGCACTAGATTCATTATATCATTATGTATATCATGAGTATGGACTAACTAGGGAGGAACTTCAATATTTGAGAAGAAGTTTAGATGATAGGTATCAGAATACGTTTACTTGCATGCATGTGCCTCCAGCAACAGATAGATGGATTCCACAGCCTGGAGATGACTCGTTTTTTACAATAGGAAGCCAAGCCTTTTTTAGAGAGGTTAAAGGAAAAATAGCAGCTGCACTTGTAAGTCATGTTCACACTTTTGCAGCTACCAGGTATAGGGATACAAGATTATATTTATCAGGTGGAGGTGGAGCTGCCCTAAATAAAAAGTCTATATTCCATATTTTTGTCATTAATATTAGAAATTATAGTGGCTGTAGAAAGATACACGTTAGTGTAGTTCCTATTGGGGACGAGTCACCAGTATGA
- a CDS encoding Cof-type HAD-IIB family hydrolase: MSKIKVIIMDIDGTLTNDKKVITKKTKDTLIKAQEKGIILVLASGRPTSGLMDYARELEMNKNHGLLVSFNGSKVTDCETNKVLFNEAMSIKQGQAVLEHMKKFDVKPMVVKDDYMYVNDAFDNEIDYKGEPFNIIKYEARNCKFKVCEKDDLAEFADYPLNKILTAGNPEYLQAHYKEMFEPFKDTLSGMFTADFYFEFTAQGIDKAKALDTALIPMGYKKEEMIAFGDGQNDASMVKYVGTGVAMANAVDELKDVADEITLSNEEDGIAHTLNKYITDL, translated from the coding sequence ATGAGTAAGATAAAAGTAATTATTATGGATATAGATGGTACATTAACCAATGACAAAAAGGTAATTACTAAAAAAACTAAAGATACACTAATTAAAGCACAAGAAAAGGGAATTATTTTAGTTTTAGCTTCTGGAAGACCTACATCTGGACTCATGGATTATGCTAGAGAATTAGAAATGAATAAAAATCATGGACTTTTAGTTTCCTTTAATGGATCTAAAGTTACTGATTGTGAGACTAATAAAGTATTATTCAATGAAGCTATGAGCATTAAACAAGGACAAGCAGTACTTGAACATATGAAGAAATTTGACGTTAAACCTATGGTTGTAAAAGATGATTACATGTATGTTAATGATGCTTTTGACAATGAAATAGATTATAAGGGTGAACCTTTTAACATAATTAAATATGAAGCACGTAATTGTAAGTTCAAGGTATGCGAAAAGGATGATTTGGCGGAGTTTGCAGACTATCCTTTAAATAAAATTTTAACTGCTGGAAATCCTGAATATTTACAGGCTCACTATAAAGAGATGTTTGAGCCATTTAAGGATACTTTAAGTGGTATGTTTACAGCAGATTTCTACTTTGAATTTACTGCTCAGGGAATTGATAAGGCTAAAGCTTTAGATACTGCACTAATTCCTATGGGATATAAAAAGGAAGAAATGATTGCCTTTGGAGACGGACAGAATGATGCTTCAATGGTTAAATATGTCGGTACAGGAGTAGCTATGGCAAATGCAGTAGATGAATTAAAGGATGTAGCTGATGAAATAACTCTATCTAATGAAGAAGATGGGATTGCACATACTTTAAATAAATATATTACGGATTTATAG
- a CDS encoding histidinol-phosphatase HisJ family protein, giving the protein MLADYHVHTAFSDDSEYQMEACVKRAIQIGLDELCFTEHIDYGVKTDLNCNIHDYIEEYKRCKDIYSDRITLRFGIEFGMQVGTVERFQQDFDAYPFDFVILSCHQVDNKEFWNQDFQKGKTQKEYNEKYYEEILKVINLYHDYSVLGHLDMIKRYDEKGDYSSPKVKDIIADILKVVIADDKGIEINTSSHRYGLNDLTPSRDILTLYKELGGKIVTIGSDSHKEGHLGAYIEYTKEELKKLGFKVYCTYANMKPIYHSLYDE; this is encoded by the coding sequence ATGCTTGCTGATTATCATGTACACACAGCTTTTAGTGATGACTCGGAGTATCAAATGGAAGCTTGCGTGAAAAGAGCAATTCAGATTGGACTTGATGAACTTTGCTTTACGGAACATATAGATTATGGTGTTAAGACTGATCTAAACTGTAATATTCATGATTATATTGAGGAATATAAAAGATGCAAGGATATTTATAGCGATAGAATCACTCTGCGCTTTGGGATTGAGTTTGGCATGCAAGTGGGGACAGTAGAACGATTTCAGCAGGACTTTGATGCTTATCCATTTGATTTTGTGATTTTATCCTGCCATCAGGTGGATAATAAGGAATTTTGGAACCAGGATTTCCAAAAGGGGAAGACTCAAAAAGAATACAATGAAAAATATTATGAGGAAATCCTCAAGGTTATTAATTTATACCATGATTATAGTGTATTAGGTCATTTAGATATGATTAAACGTTATGATGAAAAGGGTGACTACTCGTCCCCAAAAGTAAAGGATATCATTGCAGATATTCTAAAAGTTGTTATTGCAGATGACAAAGGCATTGAGATTAACACTTCATCACATCGATATGGTTTAAATGATTTAACGCCATCTAGAGATATTTTGACATTATATAAAGAGCTTGGAGGCAAAATTGTAACTATTGGCAGTGATTCGCATAAGGAAGGACATCTGGGAGCTTATATTGAGTATACAAAAGAAGAATTAAAAAAATTAGGTTTCAAAGTTTATTGTACTTATGCAAATATGAAACCTATTTATCACTCATTGTATGATGAGTAG
- a CDS encoding MFS transporter, producing MKRLLSLDIKYSLTQILYFGGFCGLMGYASVYLLDRGVSNSVIGMVLALISVISVFAQPMIASYADKNKQIELRTIIAYILVAAIILSFIIYFYKGMVPILLCLFVGISTLMITLQPLLNSLAFVFEKYGITVNYGVARGLGSAAYAIVSITLGYMVEDFGASIIPLVYIAFNIMLIIVVYVYVIPKTEQKEISIDSREEANNNELSFIDFCRTYKKFMIFILGVVAVFFTHTIINNFFIQVIKPIGGTSHEMGTAVFLAAILELPAMSLFNTVRKRVNCTTLIKISVIMFAVKHILTFLATGMVMIYIAQVFQMGAYAIFIPASVYYVNEIIDKRDSIKGQSMVTMAITGSGIIANLLGGILLDLVGVKYVLLIGSVVSVLGAFIVIAAVKNNKVIE from the coding sequence ATGAAAAGGTTATTATCATTAGATATAAAATATTCACTAACTCAAATCTTATATTTTGGTGGATTTTGTGGTTTAATGGGCTATGCATCGGTATACTTACTGGATAGAGGAGTATCTAATTCTGTTATTGGAATGGTTCTGGCTTTAATTAGTGTAATTTCAGTCTTTGCTCAACCTATGATTGCTTCATATGCAGATAAAAATAAACAAATTGAATTAAGAACTATCATTGCATATATATTAGTTGCTGCAATTATATTATCTTTTATCATTTATTTCTATAAAGGAATGGTACCTATATTATTATGCCTATTTGTTGGAATATCAACTCTTATGATTACCTTACAGCCATTACTTAACTCATTAGCATTTGTATTTGAAAAGTATGGCATTACTGTTAACTATGGAGTTGCAAGAGGGCTTGGAAGTGCAGCTTATGCAATAGTTTCAATTACCTTAGGATATATGGTTGAAGACTTTGGAGCAAGTATCATTCCACTTGTATACATTGCTTTTAATATAATGTTAATAATAGTTGTATATGTTTATGTCATTCCTAAAACAGAACAAAAAGAAATATCTATTGATTCAAGGGAAGAAGCAAACAATAACGAGCTTTCTTTTATTGATTTTTGTAGGACATATAAAAAGTTTATGATTTTTATTCTAGGAGTTGTTGCTGTTTTCTTCACTCATACAATCATCAATAATTTCTTCATTCAAGTTATTAAGCCAATTGGTGGAACAAGTCATGAAATGGGAACAGCTGTGTTTTTAGCAGCGATTTTAGAATTGCCTGCAATGTCTTTATTTAATACAGTGAGAAAAAGAGTTAATTGTACAACTTTAATTAAGATTTCTGTAATTATGTTTGCAGTTAAACATATCTTAACTTTCCTAGCCACTGGAATGGTTATGATTTATATTGCACAGGTATTTCAAATGGGTGCTTATGCTATATTTATTCCAGCCAGTGTTTATTATGTTAATGAAATTATTGATAAAAGAGACTCTATTAAAGGTCAATCTATGGTTACAATGGCAATTACGGGAAGCGGAATTATTGCCAATTTGTTAGGTGGAATTCTGTTGGATCTTGTTGGCGTTAAGTATGTGCTTTTAATAGGAAGTGTTGTTTCTGTTCTTGGAGCGTTTATTGTTATAGCTGCAGTTAAAAATAATAAAGTTATTGAGTAA